Proteins from a genomic interval of Lycium ferocissimum isolate CSIRO_LF1 chromosome 2, AGI_CSIRO_Lferr_CH_V1, whole genome shotgun sequence:
- the LOC132047792 gene encoding cysteine-rich repeat secretory protein 38-like, whose translation MTMAIQKWLLFLFLHINLHDLILAQLPDLVYASCGDKGNYTENSVYQKNLNSLLSTLSSNMDKHGFYHASIGQNSDMVSAIVLCRGDLEVQECRNCVNNVTQKLVQSCPYKQEAFGGYDGCMLQYSNRSISDATSYSVLYYRCNSGNASKPEEFNQERNKLFDYLLTRAADGGPLRKYASGNATGPDFQTVYALVQCTPDLSPQHCFNCLAGVTYRNMTLCNGKRGGRIIGPSCNFRYESYSFFKDVALEAPPPAGELHLADLI comes from the coding sequence ATGACCATGGCTATTCAGAAGTGGCTGCTCTTTCTGTTTTTGCATATAAATCTTCACGATCTCATCCTAGCACAGCTGCCTGATTTAGTATACGCTTCATGTGGTGATAAGGGTAACTATACTGAAAATAGTGTATACCAGAAAAATCTTAACTCGCTCCTCTCTACCCTTTCCTCAAATATGGATAAACATGGTTTCTATCACGCTTCCATTGGTCAAAACTCCGACATGGTTAGTGCTATTGTGCTATGTAGAGGAGATTTGGAGGTACAAGAATGTCGCAATTGTGTCAATAATGTTACTCAAAAGCTTGTACAGTCATGTCCTTACAAACAAGAAGCTTTTGGTGGCTATGATGGATGTATGTTACAGTACTCTAATCGATCCATTTCGGACGCTACGTCATATTCTGTTCTATACTACAGGTGCAATAGTGGGAATGCCTCAAAACCTGAGGAATTTAATCAGGAACGAAATAAGTTATTCGATTATTTACTAACCCGTGCTGCAGATGGTGGTCCCCTTCGAAAATATGCTAGTGGTAATGCGACAGGTCCAGATTTTCAGACTGTATATGCACTTGTACAGTGTACTCCTGATTTATCTCCTCAGCATTGCTTCAATTGTCTAGCTGGTGTTACTTATAGAAATATGACTCTCTGCAATGGAAAGAGGGGTGGCAGAATAATAGGCCCTAGCTGCAACTTCCGTTATGAGAGTTACTCTTTCTTCAAGGATGTGGCGTTGGAAGCTCCGCCACCTGCAGGTGAATTACATCTTGCCGATTTGATTTGA
- the LOC132048245 gene encoding uncharacterized protein LOC132048245, translating into MKSKKALEEYLETNLQNGLMNEYKNLSWAFEQNEEKFSNAQYEERMPMLEANHEKEESRIEHPPTESIFIRDAKEEKKLESTVVLRKMVEVDSSLGENENVKIRKNLQIGRLKSHSKHFSTLDLYGDMGIEPHTSMLDGEEERQVPYILQFERVRRQNDIPHLKAKKCKMKKLMFGLFIYLPPPTTHGHKLESKLGAQFISSKWREKW; encoded by the coding sequence ATGAAAAGCAAAAAAGCCTTGGAGGAGTACTTGGAAACTAATCTCCAAAATGGCTTGATGAATGAATACAAAAATCTTTCATGGGCATttgaacaaaatgaagaaaaattctCAAATGCTCAATATGAGGAGAGAATGCCCATGTTGGAGGCCAATCATGAAAAGGaggaatcaagaattgaacaTCCTCCAACCGAATCCATTTTCATCagagatgccaaagaagaaaagaaattagagtCAACCGTTGTCTTGAGaaaaatggtggaagttgactCTAGTTTGGGGGAAAATGAGAATGTCAAAATCCGGAAAAATTTGCAAATTGGGAGGTTGAAGTCTCACTCCAAGCATTTTTCAACATTGGATTTGTATGGTGATATGGGAATTGAGCCACATACATCCATGTtggatggtgaagaagaaagacaagtGCCTTACATCTTGCAATTCGAAAGAGTAAGAAGGCAAAATGACATTCCTCATTTGAAAGCCAAGAAGTgcaaaatgaagaaattaatgTTTGGCTTGTTCATCTACTTACCACCCCCCACCACTCATGGTCACAAACTTGAGTCCAAGTTAGGTGCCCAATTCATAAGCTCCAAATGGCGAGAAAAGTGGTGA